Proteins co-encoded in one Accipiter gentilis chromosome 33, bAccGen1.1, whole genome shotgun sequence genomic window:
- the IL21R gene encoding interleukin-21 receptor isoform X1: protein MFGFVCVLFCFFFPPCPGHPVRTNMRNKLWLQSISFFLLFQYTTRCENLTCFVDYVQTLSCILRNDWDASSYNLTATWVSEEDPENTVAACSLLQLSRNTSHTQYMCTVDMTELLADFKVQVDVTEVAHRQHVISKGFYMGQNIKPQPPFNLTAVLSEGYNISWETIYQNSPFYFLNEELEYQLRYKRRTDTWETQKTKDVIHEDKRTLVIPPRELQMNTEYEFQVRARPREDTGYHGFWSEWSPPLMLKTSPAAVTQTAGVGWLLLFGGVVAITASITTFLAKQRSLWKKMACIPDPAAFFKPLYLVHNGDFKKWVGASHKKMTFDLFEWGIVLPEVLEVYTMRPSNSTSREELCELRKDLPCRPCVSCLTAPGQDSQSLLSSVNSSSGTQDRSYGHLSIDTVTVADEFTPCNCQCNCNRVYRGHEHTIKEDSSAGETGYPKVNVDDEDGKLSNDLHLADLSTQDKILASGSVSTDHLRSTSVPAHQEVERTLEGGMGSILEALCLQPNQWDLENPGSPSSPDGESVSYSEGSYDFFPHIARPGDSYPMICVDLDTIDSGFVDSDCGSPVDCDFEQNSQTNCGSIPLEQEDFPRSYVKQWVSCRSDGPVNGTQTN from the exons atgtttgggtttgtttgtgttttgttttgtttttttttccccccctgcccagGACATCCAGTCAGAACCAACATGAGGAACAAACTGTGGCTCCAGagtatttccttcttccttttattCCAGTACA CTACGCGTTGTGAAAACCTCACTTGTTTTGTGGACTATGTACAGACCCTGTCCTGTATCCTGAGAAATGACTGGGATGCCAGTTCATATAACCTCACTGCAACATG GGTTTCTGAGGAAGATCCAGAAAATACTGTGGCTGCCTGCAGTCTCCTGCAATTGTCCAGGAACACCAGCCACACACAGTACATGTGCACCGTGGACATGACTGAACTCCTGGCAGATTTCAAAGTCCAGGTGGATGTTACAGAGGTAGCTCATAGGCAGCATGTGATTTCCAAAGGCTTTTATATGGGACAGAACA TCAAACCACAGCCTCCGTTCAATCTGACCGCTGTGCTCTCAGAGGGTTACAATATTTCCTGGGAAACCATCTACCAGAACTCTCCTTTTTACTTTTTGAACGAGGAGTTGGAATATCAGCTGCGTTATAAGAGAAGGACCGACACTTGGGAG ACTCAGAAGACTAAAGATGTCATCCATGAAGATAAACGGACACTGGTGATCCCGCCACGGGAACTCCAGATGAACACTGAATATGAGTTCCAAGTGAGAGCCAGACCTCGAGAAGACACTGGCTACCATGGATTTTGGAGTGAATGGAGTCCTCCGCTGATGTTGAAAACCAGCCCTGCTG CAGTGACACAAACAGCAGGTGTGGGATGGCTGCTGCTGTTTGGTGGTGTTGTGGCCATCACTGCCTCAATCACAACCTTTCTGGCCAAACAGCGGAG ctTGTGGAAGAAGATGGCTTGCATCCCAGACCCTGCTGCCTTTTTCAAACCTCTTTACCTGGTGCATAATGGAGATTTCAAG AAGTGGGTTGGTGCATCCCATAAGAAAATGACCTTTGATTTATTTGAATGGGGAATAGTCCTTCCAGAAGTCCTAGAAGTTTACACCATGCGTCCTTCCAACAGCACCTCACGGGAAGAGCTGTGTGAGCTGAGAAAAGATCTGCCTTGCAGGCCCTGTGTGTCTTGCCTGACTGCCCCAGGTCAGGATAGCCAGTCTCTGCTGTCTAGTGTGAACAGCAGCAGTGGGACTCAGGACCGGTCATATGGGCATTTGTCCATTGATACTGTGACGGTGGCTGATGAATTTACACCTTGTAACTGCCAGTGCAACTGTAACCGTGTGTACAGGGGACACGAGCATACCATCAAGGAAGATAGTAGTGCTGGAGAAACTGGTTACCCCAAGGTTAACGTTGATGATGAAGATGGAAAGCTATCCAATGACTTGCACCTGGCTGACCTGAGCACGCAGGACAAAATACTTGCTTCAGGCTCTGTGTCCACAGACCACCTGAGGAGTACAAGTGTCCCAGCCCACCAGGAAGTAGAAAGGACTTTagaaggagggatggggagcatCCTAGAAGCCCTTTGCTTGCAGCCTAATCAGTGGGATTTGGAAAATCCAGGTTCTCCATCTTCTCCTGATGGTGAAAGTGTTTCCTACAGTGAAGGCTCCTATGACTTCTTCCCTCACATTGCAAGGCCTGGTGACAGTTACCCTATGATCTGTGTAGATTTGGACACTATCGACAGTGGCTTTGTGGACTCAGACTGTGGGAGTCCAGTTGACTGTGATTTTGAGCAAAACAGCCAGACCAACTGTGGGTCCATCCCTCTTGAGCAGGAGGACTTTCCACGGAGCTACGTCAAGCAGTGGGTCTCCTGTCGCTCTGATGGCCCTGTCAATGGGACACAGACAAACTAA
- the IL21R gene encoding interleukin-21 receptor isoform X2 produces MRNKLWLQSISFFLLFQYTTRCENLTCFVDYVQTLSCILRNDWDASSYNLTATWVSEEDPENTVAACSLLQLSRNTSHTQYMCTVDMTELLADFKVQVDVTEVAHRQHVISKGFYMGQNIKPQPPFNLTAVLSEGYNISWETIYQNSPFYFLNEELEYQLRYKRRTDTWETQKTKDVIHEDKRTLVIPPRELQMNTEYEFQVRARPREDTGYHGFWSEWSPPLMLKTSPAAVTQTAGVGWLLLFGGVVAITASITTFLAKQRSLWKKMACIPDPAAFFKPLYLVHNGDFKKWVGASHKKMTFDLFEWGIVLPEVLEVYTMRPSNSTSREELCELRKDLPCRPCVSCLTAPGQDSQSLLSSVNSSSGTQDRSYGHLSIDTVTVADEFTPCNCQCNCNRVYRGHEHTIKEDSSAGETGYPKVNVDDEDGKLSNDLHLADLSTQDKILASGSVSTDHLRSTSVPAHQEVERTLEGGMGSILEALCLQPNQWDLENPGSPSSPDGESVSYSEGSYDFFPHIARPGDSYPMICVDLDTIDSGFVDSDCGSPVDCDFEQNSQTNCGSIPLEQEDFPRSYVKQWVSCRSDGPVNGTQTN; encoded by the exons ATGAGGAACAAACTGTGGCTCCAGagtatttccttcttccttttattCCAGTACA CTACGCGTTGTGAAAACCTCACTTGTTTTGTGGACTATGTACAGACCCTGTCCTGTATCCTGAGAAATGACTGGGATGCCAGTTCATATAACCTCACTGCAACATG GGTTTCTGAGGAAGATCCAGAAAATACTGTGGCTGCCTGCAGTCTCCTGCAATTGTCCAGGAACACCAGCCACACACAGTACATGTGCACCGTGGACATGACTGAACTCCTGGCAGATTTCAAAGTCCAGGTGGATGTTACAGAGGTAGCTCATAGGCAGCATGTGATTTCCAAAGGCTTTTATATGGGACAGAACA TCAAACCACAGCCTCCGTTCAATCTGACCGCTGTGCTCTCAGAGGGTTACAATATTTCCTGGGAAACCATCTACCAGAACTCTCCTTTTTACTTTTTGAACGAGGAGTTGGAATATCAGCTGCGTTATAAGAGAAGGACCGACACTTGGGAG ACTCAGAAGACTAAAGATGTCATCCATGAAGATAAACGGACACTGGTGATCCCGCCACGGGAACTCCAGATGAACACTGAATATGAGTTCCAAGTGAGAGCCAGACCTCGAGAAGACACTGGCTACCATGGATTTTGGAGTGAATGGAGTCCTCCGCTGATGTTGAAAACCAGCCCTGCTG CAGTGACACAAACAGCAGGTGTGGGATGGCTGCTGCTGTTTGGTGGTGTTGTGGCCATCACTGCCTCAATCACAACCTTTCTGGCCAAACAGCGGAG ctTGTGGAAGAAGATGGCTTGCATCCCAGACCCTGCTGCCTTTTTCAAACCTCTTTACCTGGTGCATAATGGAGATTTCAAG AAGTGGGTTGGTGCATCCCATAAGAAAATGACCTTTGATTTATTTGAATGGGGAATAGTCCTTCCAGAAGTCCTAGAAGTTTACACCATGCGTCCTTCCAACAGCACCTCACGGGAAGAGCTGTGTGAGCTGAGAAAAGATCTGCCTTGCAGGCCCTGTGTGTCTTGCCTGACTGCCCCAGGTCAGGATAGCCAGTCTCTGCTGTCTAGTGTGAACAGCAGCAGTGGGACTCAGGACCGGTCATATGGGCATTTGTCCATTGATACTGTGACGGTGGCTGATGAATTTACACCTTGTAACTGCCAGTGCAACTGTAACCGTGTGTACAGGGGACACGAGCATACCATCAAGGAAGATAGTAGTGCTGGAGAAACTGGTTACCCCAAGGTTAACGTTGATGATGAAGATGGAAAGCTATCCAATGACTTGCACCTGGCTGACCTGAGCACGCAGGACAAAATACTTGCTTCAGGCTCTGTGTCCACAGACCACCTGAGGAGTACAAGTGTCCCAGCCCACCAGGAAGTAGAAAGGACTTTagaaggagggatggggagcatCCTAGAAGCCCTTTGCTTGCAGCCTAATCAGTGGGATTTGGAAAATCCAGGTTCTCCATCTTCTCCTGATGGTGAAAGTGTTTCCTACAGTGAAGGCTCCTATGACTTCTTCCCTCACATTGCAAGGCCTGGTGACAGTTACCCTATGATCTGTGTAGATTTGGACACTATCGACAGTGGCTTTGTGGACTCAGACTGTGGGAGTCCAGTTGACTGTGATTTTGAGCAAAACAGCCAGACCAACTGTGGGTCCATCCCTCTTGAGCAGGAGGACTTTCCACGGAGCTACGTCAAGCAGTGGGTCTCCTGTCGCTCTGATGGCCCTGTCAATGGGACACAGACAAACTAA